The following DNA comes from Armatimonadota bacterium.
GTGGTGGAGGCCCTCCGCCGCCATACCCACCTACCCCTGGACGTACACCTCATGCTGGCGGATCCCGACCGGTTCCTGGAGGCGTTCTGGGAAGCGGGGGCGTGGGGGCTCACGGTGCACGTGGAGGCGTGCCCGCACCTGCACCGCACAGTGAGCCGGATCCGGAAGCTGGGCCTGCGGGCGGGCGTGGCCCTCAACCCTGCCACCCCCCTCTGGGTCCTGGAGGAGATCCTTCCTGAGGTGGATCTGGTGCTGGTGATGAGTGTGAATCCGGGATTCTCCGGTCAGGCCTTCCTCCCCGCAAGCCTGGAGAAGGTGCGGCGGCTGCGGGCCCTGGTGGAAGCCCGGGGGCTATCCGTGGACATCGAGGTGGACGGAGGGATCCACCCGGGGAACGCCCGGGCCCTGGTGGAGGCAGGTGCCACCATCCTCGTGGCCGCCTCCGCGGTATTCGGGCCGGGCAAGGACCCCGCGGTTACCGTCCGGGCCCTCCGGGAGGCTGCTACGGGATCCACCATTCCCCGCTGAGTGGCTCAGAACCCCCGGACGTTCTTCTCCCGATAGTAGCGGATGGCCCCGGGATGGAACGGGATGGGGGTACGGCCCGCGATCCGCAGGAGGCTGATGTTCTTCGCCTCCGCGTGTACCGTCTCCAGCTCCCGCTTACGCTCGAAGAGCAGCTTGGTGATCTCGTAGGCGAGCTCCTCGGGAAAGTCCTTATG
Coding sequences within:
- the rpe gene encoding ribulose-phosphate 3-epimerase — encoded protein: MVRIAPSIIAADFWRLGEEVSRAEAGGADLLHVDVMDGHFAPNLTVGPLVVEALRRHTHLPLDVHLMLADPDRFLEAFWEAGAWGLTVHVEACPHLHRTVSRIRKLGLRAGVALNPATPLWVLEEILPEVDLVLVMSVNPGFSGQAFLPASLEKVRRLRALVEARGLSVDIEVDGGIHPGNARALVEAGATILVAASAVFGPGKDPAVTVRALREAATGSTIPR